One Candidatus Obscuribacterales bacterium genomic window carries:
- a CDS encoding sugar ABC transporter permease — protein MTPALLLLGVFVGFPILYLVGLSFTTGSFTRSGLQWVGSQNYQRLLADPDLWQVIGNTLSFTIGTVIPSLVVPLLLAVGLNRAIALQGILRTAYFIPSVTSLVATGLGFRWLFQTDGPVNSLLEIMGISPIAWLSNTPWAMVVLIVLSSWKQLGFNLVVFLAGLQTIPVSLYEAARLDGAGRWQTFWYITLPCLRPTLIFAAVTTTIFTLRSFEQPYVITGGGPLNSTNLLVFYIYNQAFAQFDWGYAAAAATLLLGVAIALVYLQLRASDS, from the coding sequence TTGACGCCAGCCCTTTTATTGCTCGGCGTTTTCGTAGGCTTTCCTATCCTGTATTTGGTAGGACTAAGCTTCACCACCGGCAGTTTCACCCGCAGCGGTCTGCAGTGGGTAGGCAGCCAGAATTATCAACGACTCTTAGCCGATCCCGACCTTTGGCAGGTGATCGGCAATACTCTATCTTTCACCATCGGCACTGTGATCCCCAGCTTAGTGGTGCCCCTGCTGTTGGCGGTGGGGCTGAATCGAGCGATCGCCCTCCAGGGCATCTTACGCACCGCCTATTTCATCCCGTCTGTCACATCATTGGTAGCAACGGGTTTAGGGTTTCGTTGGCTATTTCAAACTGATGGCCCGGTGAATAGCCTGCTGGAGATCATGGGGATCAGCCCCATTGCTTGGTTAAGCAATACGCCATGGGCGATGGTCGTGCTCATTGTGCTCAGCAGTTGGAAACAGCTAGGGTTTAACCTAGTCGTATTCCTTGCGGGCCTGCAAACAATTCCCGTGAGCCTCTATGAAGCAGCTCGGCTCGATGGGGCTGGGCGTTGGCAAACCTTTTGGTATATCACCCTACCCTGCCTGCGCCCCACCCTAATATTTGCCGCTGTCACCACAACAATTTTCACCCTGCGCAGCTTCGAGCAACCCTACGTGATCACCGGCGGTGGGCCCCTCAACTCCACCAATTTGCTCGTGTTTTACATCTACAATCAAGCCTTTGCCCAATTCGACTGGGGCTATGCAGCGGCGGCAGCCACCCTATTACTGGGAGTGGCGATCGCCCTGGTCTATCTACAACTGCGTGCCAGTGACTCCTAA
- a CDS encoding ABC transporter substrate-binding protein, with protein sequence MQDSHGLSLAMVRSLLSWLVGWLMPHWVRRLSVCGLFLATLGLAVSCQAGSSTITLTMALSGIESVRWQQVIAEFERQHPDIHIALVEAHESTDDLEAIYADAFEQGNATFDLVYADIIWVPRFAAAGWLLDVSDRPSADDLEDFLPNDLAGGRYQDRLYRIPLRSDLGVLHYRQDLLQQANLPVPTTFDDLLTTAEALRSQQVATWGYLWQGRSSEGLTAAFMEVLAGYGGSWINPDTLAVELDSPAALQAIQFLRRTITQGIAPERVTTYSEEETYRLFQDGEAVFLRNWPETWATVNSSESPVSGMVAIAPVVHAPGQVSRGCQGGWGLAIAASTPHADAAWTAVQFFTQRQIQRRFALEVGYLPSRISLYSDPAILQHYHHYPDLLPMLERSVRRPAVPQYTQASEILQRYLHAAITDRLPPEQAIQAIVQETQTLLQGDA encoded by the coding sequence ATGCAGGATTCCCATGGGTTATCGTTAGCGATGGTGCGATCGCTCCTATCTTGGTTGGTTGGCTGGTTGATGCCCCATTGGGTACGCAGGTTATCTGTGTGTGGACTCTTTTTGGCAACCCTGGGGCTTGCTGTGAGTTGCCAGGCTGGCTCATCCACCATCACCCTGACCATGGCACTGTCGGGCATTGAGTCAGTGCGGTGGCAGCAGGTGATTGCTGAGTTTGAACGTCAGCATCCCGATATTCACATTGCTTTGGTGGAAGCCCATGAGTCCACCGATGACTTAGAAGCCATTTATGCCGATGCCTTTGAGCAGGGCAATGCCACCTTTGATCTGGTCTATGCCGATATTATCTGGGTGCCCCGATTTGCGGCGGCAGGTTGGTTGCTGGATGTGAGCGATCGCCCCTCAGCAGATGATCTAGAAGACTTTTTACCCAATGACTTGGCGGGCGGGCGCTACCAAGATCGCCTATATCGCATTCCCCTACGCTCAGATCTTGGCGTTTTGCACTACCGCCAAGATTTACTCCAGCAAGCTAATCTACCAGTGCCTACAACGTTTGATGACCTATTGACCACGGCTGAAGCCTTGCGATCGCAACAAGTCGCCACTTGGGGCTATCTGTGGCAGGGGCGATCGTCTGAGGGGCTAACAGCGGCCTTTATGGAAGTTTTGGCGGGCTATGGCGGCAGTTGGATTAACCCTGACACCCTAGCCGTGGAGCTAGATAGTCCGGCCGCGCTGCAGGCCATCCAGTTTTTGCGCCGCACCATCACCCAAGGCATTGCCCCAGAGCGAGTAACGACCTATAGCGAAGAGGAAACCTATCGGCTGTTTCAAGATGGTGAAGCAGTTTTCTTACGCAATTGGCCAGAAACCTGGGCCACGGTCAATTCCAGTGAATCACCCGTCAGCGGTATGGTGGCGATCGCTCCCGTCGTTCATGCCCCAGGTCAGGTCAGTCGAGGCTGTCAGGGAGGCTGGGGGTTGGCGATCGCCGCCTCCACGCCCCATGCTGATGCTGCTTGGACAGCAGTACAGTTTTTCACTCAGCGACAGATTCAGCGGCGCTTTGCCCTAGAGGTTGGCTATCTTCCCAGCCGCATCAGCCTCTACAGCGATCCCGCTATTTTGCAACACTATCATCACTACCCTGACCTGCTGCCCATGCTAGAGCGCTCCGTGCGCCGCCCCGCCGTTCCGCAATATACTCAAGCTTCAGAGATCCTGCAGCGCTATCTACACGCAGCTATCACCGATCGCCTCCCCCCAGAACAAGCTATTCAAGCGATCGTTCAAGAAACCCAAACCCTGCTGCAGGGCGATGCCTAA
- the gnd gene encoding decarboxylating NADP(+)-dependent phosphogluconate dehydrogenase: MAQSFGLIGLAVMGENLALNVERNGFSIAVYNRSPDKTEAFMANRAQGKNVQATYSLEEFVQALERPRKILIMVKAGGPVDAVIDQLKPLLDEGDMIIDGGNSLYTDTDRRVESLEAAGLQFIGMGVSGGEEGALNGPSLMPGGTKAAYSEIEPIMTKIAAQVDDGPCVTYIGQGGAGHYVKMVHNGIEYGDMQLIAEAYDILKNTGGLNHTQLHEVFADWNTTDELNSFLVEITADIFTQMDEDTGLPLVELIKDAAGQKGTGRWTVVSALELGVSIPTITAAVNARIMSSIKDERMAAAQQLAGPTGKYDGDVAALIDKVRDALYCSKICSYAQGMALLSTASREFSYDLNLSETARIWKGGCIIRAGFLNKITKAFKDDPQLPNLLLAPEFKQTILDRQEAWREVICLAARLGIAVPAFSASLDYFDSYRRDRLPQNLTQAQRDYFGAHTFERTDKPGVFHANWF, translated from the coding sequence ATGGCACAGAGCTTTGGTTTAATCGGCTTAGCCGTTATGGGCGAAAACTTAGCCCTCAATGTCGAGCGAAACGGCTTTTCGATCGCCGTCTACAATCGCTCCCCCGACAAAACAGAGGCCTTCATGGCCAACCGCGCCCAGGGCAAAAATGTTCAGGCAACCTATTCCCTAGAAGAGTTTGTCCAAGCCCTAGAGCGTCCCCGGAAAATCCTGATCATGGTGAAAGCTGGTGGCCCTGTAGATGCAGTGATTGATCAACTCAAGCCACTTTTGGATGAGGGGGACATGATCATTGATGGCGGCAACTCGTTGTACACCGACACCGATCGCCGTGTGGAGTCTCTAGAAGCCGCAGGACTACAGTTTATCGGCATGGGCGTCAGCGGTGGCGAAGAGGGTGCCCTCAACGGCCCCAGCTTGATGCCAGGAGGCACGAAAGCTGCCTACAGCGAAATCGAGCCCATCATGACCAAGATTGCTGCCCAGGTCGATGATGGCCCCTGCGTCACCTACATCGGTCAAGGCGGAGCCGGGCACTACGTCAAAATGGTGCACAACGGCATCGAATATGGCGACATGCAGCTCATTGCCGAAGCCTACGACATTCTCAAAAATACAGGTGGGCTCAACCACACCCAACTGCATGAGGTGTTTGCCGATTGGAACACGACGGATGAACTCAACTCCTTCCTCGTGGAAATCACCGCTGATATTTTCACGCAAATGGATGAGGATACAGGTTTACCGTTGGTGGAACTGATCAAGGATGCCGCCGGACAAAAGGGTACTGGTCGCTGGACGGTGGTCAGCGCGCTGGAATTGGGCGTCAGCATTCCCACGATTACGGCGGCGGTGAATGCCCGGATTATGTCGTCCATCAAGGATGAGCGGATGGCTGCTGCCCAGCAGCTTGCGGGGCCAACGGGCAAGTATGACGGCGATGTAGCAGCCTTGATCGACAAGGTGCGCGATGCCCTCTATTGCTCCAAGATTTGCTCCTATGCCCAAGGGATGGCGCTCTTAAGTACGGCATCGCGGGAGTTTAGCTATGACTTGAACTTGAGCGAAACCGCCCGCATTTGGAAAGGCGGCTGCATCATTCGAGCGGGCTTCTTGAACAAGATCACAAAAGCCTTCAAGGATGATCCCCAGTTGCCCAACTTGCTGTTAGCACCAGAATTCAAGCAAACGATTCTGGATCGCCAAGAGGCATGGCGCGAGGTGATTTGTCTGGCAGCACGGTTAGGGATTGCAGTGCCTGCCTTTAGCGCATCCCTCGACTATTTTGATAGCTATCGCCGCGATCGCCTCCCCCAAAACCTCACCCAGGCCCAGCGCGACTACTTCGGTGCCCACACCTTTGAGCGCACGGATAAGCCCGGAGTATTCCACGCCAACTGGTTCTAA